GCGTCCTGTAGGCTACGTGTCATGAACGGGATCAGACAGCAACCGCAAataaacctgaaacacacacacacacacacacacatgccaagagaaaacacagatgAAGCTTTGTTTAGCACACTGACGTTAGAAATCAtgcatgtgtgggtttgtgtctCACCCCATCAAGGAGAGAAGTAAACACATGCACCAGGCAGCCGTCCCAGGCAGGTATTTGACTTTGGTGGTGACAACACGGTGGCAGTGTGGGCAGTGTACCACGGCTGGGACGTCTCCCAGATATGTCAATGCGACAGGAACAGGCTGCGGCTGTGTCACGACTGGTTGCGTTTGTCTGCCGCCGACAGACGATGATACACCGACTGGCATTCAGAGGGTACAGGAAGGATGGGGGGATATcaggaagaaaacaagatgCAAATGAGTTATGAATTACCTTCTCAGTTTGTCTGGTATGCATTCAAATTCAGAGTGTAGTAGATTTATACTTTGTGTAGTTGGATGGATTATGACTCCAGTGTTTCGTGAAGGTGATGTCACAGCAGTTGGCAGCCGAGGTGGAGTCAGGACAGGAAATGGATCCTGCTGGACTACTACTAGAAAGAAAAAGTGCTTACAGTATGCacgtatttacattttacaatgaCAAAATACCTTtctattttaagtttttttttggggcctttttgcatttattgataggacagctgaagacagggggaaaaaaggggagAGCGTGGGGTTAGACATCAAGGGGCCAAGGCTTGGAgtcaaaacagcttcatgtGTGCCTCTATAATGACAACTTTCGAACTAATTGTTTGCTCCATTTTATCTCGGGTTCACTTTAATTTACTCGCTCAAACCTCACTCAGATTTGACTAATTTCAttcttttctcagttttttctttttcttcgcTTTGTTGTGCTCGGTTTCTAACTTTTTtccatcaaacaaacaaattaattatTCTTAATTACTGCTGAACACAAAGGATGATAGATATACCCTCAAACAGTTTCTAAGAAACAGACACGACTCAACTCCAGTAGAATAAGACTATTTCCATTTAAATCCACTCATGAatgcatcacaaaaaaaaaaaaagaaaagttgacaTTGAACAGTATTCAGTGTTTTGAGTTAGCAAACAACATAACAGTGTGTCAAAGCAAACATGGCAGGTTTCTGTCACCTCACTAAGAGGCAAAAGGGAAAGAGACGAAACGtaacttttttaattattaatctTGGGACATTTGGTCTTGATTTAGAGGACAGCTGAATAGAGACAGGTAAtgtagggaggagagagtggggtagGCATGCATCAGAGGGCCAATGCTGGGATACGACTCTGCGAGGGATGCATCAATGACTGTAGTCTCTGTAATATGTAGCGCATCCTCTACTAACCGAGCTCAACCATCGCCCCAGAAACATCAGTTCTTAACTTAATTAACACAAAGTCTGCTGTGTCTGGGTATTCTTATGGGAttctttttgaaaaacagagtAAGAAAGTTAAGCTCATAGAGCCAAAACAAAGACTTAGAGGTTGTTTTCAAATCACCTGACAGTGATAGAAGTGGTATTAAAAAGATGAAGGAGatttcttttacctgcttctccGTAGGTGGGTGGAGGTgttggaggagagcggagggaGACGTGATATGAAGGGGGAGGGTGGATGTTGTATCCTTCTATGTGCAGAGCAGGAGGGTGGAGACGGGCCTCCTCATATGAAGGGGGTTCCATCAGGGGATCATCCAGTCAGACAGGAAGctaaagagaggagacagcagaTCATTCATAtgtaatgtaaacacaaacgcacacttGTTTGACTTTTCgcagcttttttcttctttgtgttgcaTTTCTTTTCTGCTTGATTCCTTCTAAGAGGTTATCATTTCAGACCTGGATTTATAACCCTTTAAATTCAATTGGATGCAAAGTTATGAAACAGAGGTTAAGGAACAAGagtttaatgttgttgttttaaataactGTCTTCACAAGTGTTCAGCGGTATTGACCACTTTTCATCCACAGGTATAATGAGCTCTGGTGTACACATACTGAATGTGGAGCAGAAACAAATCAGTGGACCTAACCTGTCGAAGCGGACAACAGCAAGTGTTCAGCAGAGAAGATCAAAACGATCATTCCCCATTCACTGAGTGCGATCAAACTGCAACCCACTGATGAAGACAATGAGAACAGTGAGACGAAAGCTGTCAAAGATGATCTTTTTCTGACAACATGCAATacgttttgttttacatcattgTCTTGGGAcaacacatttattacattttaattcagaaattagctttattattattttttttttaaatataatgttttcTTGTGAACTTTAACAccaagttaaataaaaaaaatgggaacATGTTTCTTAATTCTAATTAGGTGTACTAAATTTAGTCTATCTATCTACTTATACAACAAAccaaaaaacagaacacttcagAGACCAACAGTTGGCCGTGTGCTTTCAGATTCTTGAATTTGTATGCAGAATCTGTAGAGGTTTAATAAATTCTAATGAAAtactttttcattcattaattaATCCCACTAGGGGTAATTGGTGTTTATTGTTGAAAGGGGATGGCAGTGACTGTGCTGTTTTGTCACTGCTATCTGTCTTGTTCTCCCGCctgttttttatgatgtcactggaCATgcaaggtgaaaaaaaaagaagtttttttGGAATCCCAGTCAAAAACTTTTTGACACAGCTCCTCTCTAGCATGAATTTACTATCAAGACCAAAAcctcacacaacacaacagtttGGCTTAAATGTACCGGACAACAGCATCTGTCATTCAAATCCTGAGCCAATTGgatgcagtctgcagccaaCAGGCATCTACCCCCTTTCCCCAGTTGCACTAATCACCTGATTGAAACCCATCAAGCAGTCCGTCAGAAGGCAGCAGGACACAGACATTCCTAAAACAGTCAAGGAGaacttctgaaagaaaaacttgtGCTTTCAACCCTGGACACAAAGCTGGACTTAACTGAACTGAGACTTCAAGCCCTTGAGGAGCTGCTGTTGCTGAGGAGGAATGTTTCAGGACTGAACACTGGTGAGACATCCACAATGgaacatttgattaaattgCTGCTCCCAAGTTGAGCAGACGTGTGATTTTGTTACCTGTTTGCCTAAACAGGTCAGGCCATATTGCCGGAGCCAAGAAGATGGCGAGCTAAAGGAGCAACTTCAAAAGACTCAAGATTCCCTCAAAAGGCAGGCCTCAAGCTGTGGTTAAAGGGTGTGGTAGGATTTCCCCTACCTAAATAAACATCTGAATTCTTTGGacattctgcacacacataacaaataaCAGCAGTACGTGTAATGTGTTTTGGTGCATTGATTTATACGAATAGAATTGGGAATATTTAGCATATGTTGTATGGAGGTTAAAAGGTGCCCTTAAGAATCTGTGAATTGAAggcctattttcttttatttaattgtggGATTGTCCTTGATTAagttcaagtgttttttgttgttaaaaattgaactttgaaatacaaaaccggTTATCAAcattctgtgttgtgtgtttgattaattctccaccagctccaagaGTCTAACCTACATTAACTCGGTACACCTTAATTtgttacatcttgttttttgataatttattatttataaatacatattttatttaaagtaaagtaaattTTGTATCCTGAGTGTTACAGATACATTAACAAGGCTGACTCTGAATATAAATGATTTGTACAGTATGGAGCCAGATTCTCACAGTCTGTCTCCTATAGTCTTCTGCCAGTATGTCAGAGCTAGCCCTCATGGCACCATCATACAGAGGCTAAAGACTCGAATCTGATTGCTGTAGTTGAGTCTGATGCGCTCATACTCTTATTTTTGTGAGAATTTCTGGTGtcacctcctccctccattTTTATAAATCAGACAATAGTGAGGCACTCTTCAGATAATATTGTTTTAACTGTGAGGAGAGCCACAGATGTTTAAAGACAGAgtatttgtttttagtttctaaGTATGACATTAACACACTGTGACACTGTGTGACTGTTGCCAAGTGAAATGTgatactgtttaaaaaaagatgttttaattCCTTGTCTGCTACTAAGTATTGCGTTGGATAActtatatttttaaacttcagagcACAGTTTATACAAGAGAACATATATCATTTAGAGATATCAAATCTTTAAACTCTTATTGAAGTAGTTAAAGTATGTTTGTTGTCTAAACTAGGTCATCATCTCCATAAATTCTTAGAATAACATGTTAAGGTTCAAAATATCATAGAGTTATACCTAACATGTAACAATGTAATCCTGAATCATGTCATCTCACTGCATTACTTTACCTCAATCTGTGATTCCCTGCCAATATGATACCTAAAACCAACTGTAGCCACTAAACACACTTGAAAGTAGCCGAGTCATTCCAGATCACACAACACTCCTCTCTTATATAAACAAGAAGAAGTCCGTCCTTGGTATCTGGTCCAAACAAGTACAGGTTTGCAATCCACATAGAATAAACTCTTAAAAACTGCCTGCAGGGTATTAAATGTCCTCTTTTCAGTCATTCCACAGTTGAGATAGATGAAAGCAGTGGTCTTACCTGGGACGTTTAGGAAGATTGTCTGGCAGGAGGGAACACGTACCATAGTGGTGACATCACAACCTGCTGAACCTGTTTTCCTCTGGAATTAGAAACATTTTACTTTCCACAGACTGAAAACCAGCTCTGTGTACTTGTTTACCTCGTCTATAGGCTTAGCTTGTAACTTTATATCTTTCATAACAGACATCTGTTCCTCTACTCTAAATTCTTATGACAAACTGATCAACTTTATTTTTAGTACCGAAACTGACAAAATATTAAGTTGTAATTTCTTCTTGTTCCTTAAATACATACAGGAATAAAACTACAAACCAAAGCACAAATTAGGTCAAAACAAAAATTTGATCAAATATATGAAATTATTATTCACATTTTCATATATTTGATTTAAGTAatttataaatacaaatatgtatTACACCCTGTAGCCCAACACCCACAGGGAGAGGCATGGAGGTTGGGTACATGCTAAACCGGGTAGCAGGTATAGGCTGGGGCCTAAGTATGCTAATCGCTTGGCAGCACAGACTGGTTTTAGGGACGTGGAACTGGTGCGGGAGGTGGAGCACTACCAGCTAGATATAGTTGGGCTTACCTCAATGCACCAGAGGAGTTCATTTGAAccataaattcatttttttcaatgttattttgaaaacacatgTGACTTTACAAAACATCTTTTCTGCATCACATGATGCATCAATCTCGACATATGTTCTGAGCAAGTGTTAATGGACTTTTTTCATTACAGATGTATATCTATAATATATATCTAtaactatttttttctctctctgtatatacatgtatactatgtatatatatatatatatatagtatatacagaatataaacagTATAGGCagatgtatgtattgtatgtatgaatgtatcAACATATTGATATCTTTAACCACTCATTAATTAttgattagattagattaagTATTAACTTTGTCCACTAGAATGGATGAATTCAATCCTAATAACAATTTTGTCTAAACAGAAGAGGAGCTAATGCCtgacttaaaaataaacttaaaaaacatttagcagAGTTTGATTTGAAAGACAATCACCAACCTTGcagacaaagaaatgttttggttGTCTGCTCAGCTGGTGGGATATTCAAAGCCTTGAGGGGAACACATATAAATCTTGAGTGAGGGACAGCTGTTTTTATACAtctttattttgcacatttatttccacAGTGAAATCAGCAGAAGTCTGGCAAATAAAAAACGATTATGTTCTTTCTCTTCTCAAACAATTTGACATTATCTTGAATACTCAAATTgaactttttctctcctttatcCTCTCTCAAATATTACATGATGCTTTTTTCTGGCAACAAACTGAGCTATCTTATTCTCAGTCATCATTTGTaccagcatgtgtttgtttgttttgcagatttCATTCAGGAATAtgaaacacacactttgtttctATCCTACATCTTGCTCTTTTCCCTTCACTGTATCAACATTGTTGTTCTTTCTATCCACACTTCTTTCTTCACAGTTCAATACAATCTCTTCCTACTCTGtaatttgttccttttttttcaaaatgctgAAGTAATGATTATGTTGATTTTTATGGTGCCAATATATCTGCAACACTTATTTATAattcatttctgtttaaaaaagtctGAAGTAGTCTTAGGAGGCAAATGTAACTTATTTATAGTAATTTACATTTATAGTAGGCTATAGAAAGCTCTATTGAGTTtatgtcatattttttaaaagggagTATGTGTTGTATAGAGCTGTCTTGTTTAAATATATAAGAATGAGGACACCCATTACTGTAAGCCTGTTTAATGAGTCATGTGTGGAACTCGCATTTATGTTTGTAAACCAACTTAATTTTAATATGAAAAAATTGAAAGATGCTAGGTTGATCCCGATTGACTGGAAACCAAAGTGACATCACAGTTCATCTTTAGATGTCTTCTCGGTTGATCCATCTTCAGACTCGTCGGCCTCctacagagagaaacatttgaTAGAAGGATGGTGAGTCAAGTAGATTAATTTTGATGAGAAAAATACATAGTGGTAAAAATACAAACCTTGCTGTCATCATCAGTGTCTTcatccttcttctcttcctcctcagcgtcatcatcatcgtcattcAAGTCATCgtcatcctcttcatcactatCCTCTTTAGGCAACACTCCTCCGTTATCCAGGAATTTAG
This window of the Labrus mixtus chromosome 2, fLabMix1.1, whole genome shotgun sequence genome carries:
- the si:dkeyp-75b4.8 gene encoding lipopolysaccharide-induced tumor necrosis factor-alpha factor homolog isoform X1; the encoded protein is MEPPSYEEARLHPPALHIEGYNIHPPPSYHVSLRSPPTPPPTYGEAVVVQQDPFPVLTPPRLPTAVTSPSRNTGVIIHPTTQIGVSSSVGGRQTQPVVTQPQPVPVALTYLGDVPAVVHCPHCHRVVTTKVKYLPGTAAWCMCLLLSLMGFICGCCLIPFMTRSLQDAHHSCPHCENHLYTNSR
- the si:dkeyp-75b4.8 gene encoding lipopolysaccharide-induced tumor necrosis factor-alpha factor homolog isoform X2, translated to MEPPSYEEARLHPPALHIEGYNIHPPPSYHVSLRSPPTPPPTYGEAVVQQDPFPVLTPPRLPTAVTSPSRNTGVIIHPTTQIGVSSSVGGRQTQPVVTQPQPVPVALTYLGDVPAVVHCPHCHRVVTTKVKYLPGTAAWCMCLLLSLMGFICGCCLIPFMTRSLQDAHHSCPHCENHLYTNSR